In Streptococcus parasuis, the following proteins share a genomic window:
- a CDS encoding FUSC family protein, with protein MKQQNIAKVVKRIGKVILIAGAILIATLVFLSVVGTVVHAAGLVDDTVNTANEYSKYPLSNYQLDFYVDNSWDWLPWNWTDGIGKQVMYGLYAITNFIWIISLYISNATGYLVKEAYSLDFISSTANAIGKNMQTLAGVTSDGLSSEGFYVGFLLIFILVLGIYVSYTGLIKRETTKAVHAIVNFVLVFILSASFIAYAPDYIAKINDFSSDISNASLSLGTKITLPDSEAKGKDSVDLIRDSLFSIQVKQPWLLLQYGTTDIDSLGTDRVENLLSTSPDSNNGEDRENIIKEEIEDKDNANMTITKTISRLGTVFFLFFFNIGISIFVFLLTGIMIFSQILFIIYAMFLPVSFLLSMLPTFEGMSKRAITKLFNTILTRAGITLIITVAFSISTMLYSLSAGYPFFMVAFLQIVTFAGIYFKLGDLMSLFSLQSNDSQGVGSRMMRRPRMLMHAQMHRLQRTLGRSMTAYGVGSAIAGKRNQKRDGLTHSPKTQADHSRPQSEHSASLGAKLGQGVGTIADTKDTIAASVNQFREQVTDLPTNARYAVFQGKNKIRENMNDFTGGITQARTYRADRRNQEQEARRQTIAERRLRMEMAKSENSVASSVHERPIIRQERTAQKQEPQKTIREFQSANIQEWSVQRASRLKENSTPLKAKRQAPVISRTQTVNTKSRPLQTARIKKDQGKPS; from the coding sequence ATGAAACAGCAAAATATAGCAAAAGTAGTCAAGCGAATTGGGAAAGTCATACTGATAGCAGGTGCGATTCTTATTGCCACCTTAGTATTTCTGTCTGTGGTCGGAACCGTAGTACACGCCGCAGGACTGGTTGACGATACGGTCAATACTGCCAATGAATACAGCAAATATCCGCTGTCAAACTACCAGCTTGATTTTTATGTCGATAATTCTTGGGACTGGCTGCCGTGGAACTGGACAGATGGCATTGGAAAGCAGGTCATGTATGGACTTTATGCGATTACCAATTTCATCTGGATAATCAGTCTGTATATCTCAAACGCCACAGGTTACTTGGTAAAAGAAGCGTATTCCTTGGATTTCATTTCTTCCACGGCGAATGCCATCGGAAAAAACATGCAGACCTTAGCCGGTGTTACTTCAGACGGTCTGTCATCAGAGGGCTTTTATGTCGGTTTTCTTTTGATTTTTATTCTGGTACTCGGTATCTATGTCAGCTATACAGGACTTATCAAAAGAGAAACGACAAAGGCGGTTCATGCGATTGTCAATTTCGTACTGGTATTTATCCTGTCCGCTTCCTTCATTGCCTATGCGCCGGATTACATTGCGAAAATCAATGATTTTTCGTCGGACATCAGCAATGCCAGCTTATCGCTTGGCACAAAAATCACCTTGCCGGATTCCGAAGCCAAAGGAAAAGACAGTGTGGATTTAATCCGGGACAGCCTGTTTTCCATACAGGTGAAACAGCCCTGGCTGCTGCTCCAGTACGGAACAACCGACATAGACAGTCTTGGCACCGACCGTGTGGAAAATCTTTTGTCCACAAGTCCCGATTCCAATAACGGTGAAGACAGGGAAAACATCATCAAAGAGGAAATTGAGGATAAAGATAATGCCAATATGACCATCACAAAGACAATCAGCAGGTTAGGAACGGTATTTTTCCTGTTCTTCTTTAATATTGGTATTTCCATCTTTGTCTTTCTTCTGACCGGCATTATGATTTTCTCACAGATACTCTTTATCATCTATGCCATGTTCCTGCCGGTCAGCTTCCTGCTCAGCATGCTGCCGACCTTTGAGGGCATGAGCAAAAGAGCCATTACAAAGCTCTTTAATACCATCCTGACCCGTGCAGGCATTACATTGATTATCACTGTTGCCTTTAGCATTTCCACCATGCTTTACAGTCTGTCTGCCGGTTATCCGTTCTTTATGGTTGCTTTCTTGCAGATCGTGACCTTTGCAGGCATTTATTTTAAGCTTGGTGACTTGATGAGCCTGTTTTCTCTGCAAAGCAATGATTCACAAGGTGTCGGAAGCCGTATGATGAGAAGACCCCGTATGCTTATGCACGCACAAATGCACCGCCTACAAAGAACATTAGGTCGTTCCATGACTGCTTATGGAGTAGGTTCTGCGATTGCCGGAAAAAGAAATCAGAAAAGAGATGGCTTAACACATTCTCCGAAAACACAAGCCGACCATAGCCGACCACAAAGTGAGCATTCGGCTTCACTGGGAGCAAAGCTCGGACAAGGTGTCGGAACGATAGCCGATACAAAAGACACGATAGCAGCATCTGTCAATCAATTCAGGGAACAGGTCACTGACCTGCCGACAAACGCAAGATATGCCGTCTTTCAAGGTAAAAACAAAATCAGAGAAAATATGAATGATTTTACCGGCGGTATCACTCAGGCAAGAACATACAGAGCAGACAGACGCAATCAGGAGCAGGAAGCAAGACGACAGACGATTGCGGAACGCCGTTTGAGGATGGAAATGGCAAAATCAGAGAACAGCGTAGCTTCATCTGTCCATGAAAGACCGATAATTAGGCAGGAACGAACGGCTCAGAAACAAGAACCACAAAAAACGATAAGAGAATTTCAATCAGCAAATATACAGGAATGGTCTGTCCAGAGAGCAAGCCGATTAAAAGAAAATTCAACACCGCTTAAAGCGAAAAGACAAGCTCCTGTTATTTCAAGAACACAGACTGTAAACACAAAAAGCAGACCGTTACAAACCGCCAGAATAAAAAAAGACCAAGGTAAGCCGTCATGA
- a CDS encoding ATP-binding protein: MKYPIKYIENNLVWNNDGECFAYYELLPYNYSFLSPEQKLQVHDSFRQLIAQNRNGKIHALQISTESSIRSIQENSKKGIIGKLKEVAEKRIDEQTEALISMIGENQVDYRFYIGFKLLFGEQDVSVREFTKEAKNAALDFIYDVNHKLMGDFVSMSNDEILRYSKMEKLLSNKISRRFKIRPLNKDDFGYLIEHIYGQTGTAYEDYTYHLSKKKTDGETLVKYYDLIKPTRCLIEEKQRYLKLEQEDRTVYVAYFTINSVVGELDFPSSEIFYYQQQQFTFPIDTSMNVEIVANKKALGTVRNKKKELKDLDNHAWQNDNETSTNVADALESVSELESSLDQSKESMYKLSYVVRVSADDMDELKRRCDEVKDFYDDLSVKLVRPFGDMLGLQGEFLPASKRYMNDYIQYVTSDFLAGLGFGATQMLGEKDGIYVGYNLDTGRNVYLKPALASQGVKGSVTNALASAFVGSLGGGKSFANNLIVYYAVLFGAQALIVDPKAERGSWKETLPEIAHEINIVNLTSEKKNMGLLDPYVIMKNPKDSESLAIDILTFLTGISSRDSDRFPVLRKAIRAVTNSEVRGLLKVIEELRIEGTDTATSIAEHIESFTDYDFAHLLFSDGEVKQSISLEKQLNIIQVADLVLPDKETDFEEYTTMELLSVAMLIVISTFALDFIHTDRSIFKIVDLDEAWSFLQVAQGKTLSMKLVRAGRAMNAGVYFVTQNTDDLLDEKLKNNLGLKFAFRSTDINEIKKTLAFFGVDPEDEYNQKRLRNLENGQCLISDLYGRVGVIQFHPVFEELLHAFDTRPPVRIEV; this comes from the coding sequence ATGAAATATCCCATTAAATATATTGAAAACAATCTGGTCTGGAACAATGACGGGGAATGCTTTGCCTACTATGAACTTCTTCCCTATAACTATTCTTTTCTAAGCCCTGAGCAAAAATTACAGGTGCATGATTCTTTCAGACAGCTTATCGCACAAAACCGTAACGGGAAAATTCATGCTCTGCAAATCAGTACGGAATCCAGCATACGTTCCATTCAGGAAAATTCCAAAAAGGGAATCATCGGGAAATTAAAAGAAGTTGCCGAAAAAAGAATTGATGAGCAGACAGAGGCTTTGATTTCCATGATTGGAGAAAATCAGGTCGATTACCGCTTTTATATCGGCTTTAAGCTCCTTTTTGGCGAACAGGATGTATCCGTCAGGGAATTTACAAAAGAAGCCAAAAATGCGGCTTTGGATTTTATCTATGATGTCAACCATAAGCTGATGGGCGATTTTGTCAGCATGAGCAATGATGAGATTTTACGCTATTCAAAGATGGAAAAGCTGCTCTCGAACAAGATTTCAAGAAGATTTAAAATCCGACCATTAAATAAAGATGATTTCGGTTATCTCATTGAACACATCTATGGACAGACCGGCACAGCCTATGAAGATTATACCTACCATCTTTCAAAGAAAAAGACGGATGGAGAAACACTGGTAAAATACTATGACCTGATTAAGCCGACCCGTTGCCTGATTGAAGAAAAGCAGCGATATTTGAAACTGGAACAGGAAGATAGAACCGTGTACGTTGCTTACTTTACGATTAACAGCGTTGTCGGAGAACTGGATTTCCCATCAAGTGAAATTTTCTACTATCAGCAACAGCAATTCACGTTTCCGATTGATACATCCATGAATGTAGAAATTGTAGCCAATAAAAAGGCTTTGGGGACAGTCAGAAATAAGAAAAAGGAACTGAAAGATTTGGATAACCACGCTTGGCAGAATGACAATGAAACCAGCACCAATGTCGCCGACGCTTTAGAAAGTGTCAGTGAGCTGGAAAGCAGTTTAGACCAGAGCAAGGAATCCATGTATAAGCTCTCCTATGTAGTGCGTGTATCCGCTGATGATATGGATGAGCTGAAACGACGTTGTGATGAGGTGAAGGATTTTTACGATGATTTAAGCGTAAAGCTGGTGCGACCGTTTGGCGACATGTTGGGCTTGCAGGGAGAATTTCTGCCAGCCAGCAAACGCTATATGAATGACTATATCCAGTATGTGACTTCGGATTTTCTTGCCGGACTTGGCTTTGGGGCAACACAAATGCTTGGGGAAAAAGACGGAATCTATGTCGGTTACAATCTGGATACGGGAAGAAATGTTTATCTGAAACCGGCTCTTGCTTCACAGGGAGTAAAAGGCTCTGTGACGAATGCCTTGGCTTCCGCTTTTGTCGGCTCTCTTGGCGGTGGAAAATCCTTTGCCAATAATCTGATTGTCTATTATGCGGTGCTTTTCGGAGCACAGGCTCTTATTGTTGACCCGAAAGCGGAACGTGGAAGTTGGAAAGAAACCCTGCCTGAAATCGCTCATGAAATAAATATTGTCAATCTGACCTCTGAAAAGAAAAACATGGGATTACTTGACCCTTATGTAATTATGAAAAATCCAAAGGATTCAGAATCTCTTGCGATTGATATATTGACCTTTTTGACAGGGATTTCTTCCCGTGATTCCGACCGTTTCCCCGTCCTTAGAAAAGCCATTCGTGCCGTAACAAACAGTGAAGTAAGGGGCTTATTAAAGGTTATTGAAGAATTGAGAATTGAGGGAACGGATACCGCCACAAGCATTGCAGAGCATATTGAAAGTTTTACCGACTATGATTTTGCTCATCTTCTCTTTAGTGACGGTGAGGTAAAACAGTCCATCAGCTTGGAAAAACAGCTAAACATCATACAGGTTGCCGATTTGGTGCTTCCGGACAAGGAAACCGATTTTGAAGAATATACTACTATGGAACTGCTGTCTGTGGCAATGCTCATTGTTATCAGCACCTTTGCATTGGATTTTATCCATACGGACAGAAGCATTTTCAAGATTGTGGACTTGGACGAAGCATGGAGCTTTTTACAGGTGGCGCAGGGCAAGACCCTATCCATGAAATTAGTGCGTGCCGGTCGTGCCATGAATGCCGGTGTCTATTTCGTGACACAAAATACGGACGACCTCTTAGATGAAAAGCTCAAAAATAATCTGGGGCTGAAATTTGCTTTCCGCTCCACGGACATCAATGAGATAAAAAAGACTTTGGCGTTCTTTGGGGTTGACCCCGAAGATGAGTACAACCAAAAGCGTCTGCGTAACTTGGAAAACGGGCAGTGTCTAATCAGTGATTTATATGGGCGTGTCGGCGTGATACAGTTTCACCCTGTGTTTGAGGAACTGCTCCATGCCTTTGATACCAGACCGCCGGTAAGAATTGAGGTGTAA
- a CDS encoding conjugal transfer protein — protein MKKIRSYTNIWSVEKVLYSINDFKLPFPITFTQMTWFVVSVFAVILLGNLPPLSFIDGAFLKYFGIPVVLTWFMSQKTFDGKKPYGFLKSVISFWFRPKLTYAGKTIHLRKNNMQEAITAVRSEYDEISH, from the coding sequence ATGAAAAAAATACGAAGCTATACCAATATCTGGTCGGTGGAAAAGGTGCTTTACTCTATCAATGACTTTAAGCTGCCTTTCCCTATCACCTTTACGCAAATGACATGGTTTGTGGTGTCTGTATTTGCAGTCATACTTCTTGGGAATCTTCCGCCACTGTCTTTTATTGATGGGGCATTCCTGAAATATTTTGGAATCCCGGTCGTCCTGACTTGGTTTATGAGCCAGAAAACATTCGACGGAAAAAAGCCTTACGGATTTTTGAAGTCGGTAATTTCCTTTTGGTTCAGACCGAAGCTGACTTATGCAGGCAAAACCATACATTTAAGAAAAAACAATATGCAGGAAGCAATTACAGCAGTCAGGAGTGAATACGATGAAATATCCCATTAA
- a CDS encoding antirestriction protein ArdA: protein MDDMQVYIANLGKYNEGELVGAWFKLPVDFEEVKEKIGLNDEYEEYAIHDYELPFDIDEYTSLAELNHLYELVCDLPEELQSELSALLTHFPSIEELSEHQDDIILHSGCDDMADVARYYIEETGMLGEVPASLQNYIDYESFGRDLELSGTFIHASRGIFEIIY, encoded by the coding sequence ATGGACGATATGCAGGTATATATTGCCAACCTCGGCAAATATAACGAGGGGGAACTCGTGGGAGCTTGGTTTAAGCTCCCCGTAGATTTTGAAGAAGTCAAAGAAAAAATCGGCTTGAATGATGAGTATGAGGAATACGCCATTCATGATTACGAGCTGCCCTTTGACATTGACGAATACACCTCCCTTGCAGAACTGAACCATCTTTATGAGCTGGTATGTGATCTGCCCGAAGAATTACAGTCAGAGCTTTCCGCCTTGCTTACGCACTTTCCCAGCATTGAAGAATTAAGCGAACATCAGGACGATATTATTCTGCATTCCGGCTGTGATGATATGGCAGATGTGGCACGCTACTACATTGAGGAAACGGGTATGCTTGGTGAAGTTCCGGCAAGTCTGCAAAACTATATTGATTATGAATCCTTTGGGCGTGACTTAGAGCTTTCAGGAACTTTTATCCATGCAAGCCGTGGGATTTTTGAAATTATCTACTGA
- the mobT gene encoding MobT family relaxase has translation MEKENHIEKIKETRLAYGISQSRLATGAGITRQYLSDIETGKVIPSKELEHVLFETLERFNPNSPLELIFDYVRIRFPTTDVRYVVEQILRLKLSYFLHEDYGFYSYSEHYALGDIFVLCSSELSKGVLVELKGRGCRQFEAYLLAQERSWYEFFMDALSAGGVMKRLDLAINDRTGILNIPMLTEKCRNEECISVFRSFKSYRSGELVRKDEKECMGNTLYIGSLQSEVYFCIYEKDYEQYRKNHIPIREAEVKNRFEIRLKNERAYYAVRDLLIFDNPEQTAFKIINRYIRFVDRDDNRPRCDWKLNDEWAWFIGNHRDRLKLTTKPEPYTYERTLNWLARQVAPTLKVALKLDEINQTQTVNTLLAHAKLTDKHKQILKQQSANIKNVIV, from the coding sequence CTGGAGAAAGAAAATCATATCGAAAAGATAAAAGAAACACGATTGGCTTATGGTATTTCACAGAGCCGTCTGGCAACCGGAGCAGGTATTACAAGGCAGTATTTAAGTGATATTGAAACAGGGAAAGTCATACCGTCAAAGGAACTGGAACATGTACTCTTTGAAACCTTGGAACGGTTCAATCCTAACTCTCCGCTTGAGCTTATTTTTGACTATGTAAGGATTCGCTTTCCGACAACAGATGTCAGATATGTGGTAGAACAAATCCTGCGATTAAAGCTGTCCTATTTTCTTCATGAGGATTACGGCTTCTACTCCTATTCGGAGCATTACGCTTTAGGAGATATATTTGTTCTCTGTTCATCGGAGCTTAGTAAGGGTGTGCTGGTAGAACTAAAGGGACGTGGGTGCAGACAGTTTGAAGCCTATCTTCTGGCACAGGAGCGAAGCTGGTATGAATTTTTCATGGACGCCTTATCGGCTGGCGGTGTGATGAAGCGACTGGATTTAGCCATCAATGACAGAACCGGCATTTTGAATATTCCCATGCTTACCGAAAAATGCAGGAATGAGGAATGTATCTCCGTCTTTCGCAGTTTCAAAAGCTACCGAAGCGGTGAACTGGTACGCAAAGATGAAAAGGAATGTATGGGAAATACTCTCTATATTGGTTCTCTTCAAAGCGAAGTTTACTTTTGCATTTATGAAAAGGACTATGAGCAGTACAGGAAGAATCATATTCCCATCCGTGAAGCGGAAGTGAAAAACCGCTTTGAAATCCGTCTGAAAAATGAGCGTGCCTATTATGCCGTTCGTGACCTGCTTATCTTTGACAATCCGGAGCAGACCGCCTTTAAGATTATCAACCGCTATATCCGTTTTGTAGACAGGGATGATAACAGACCTCGCTGTGACTGGAAATTGAATGATGAATGGGCTTGGTTTATCGGCAATCACCGTGACCGCTTAAAACTCACGACAAAACCGGAACCCTATACCTATGAGCGAACGCTAAACTGGCTGGCTCGTCAGGTCGCTCCTACCTTAAAGGTGGCACTAAAGCTGGACGAAATCAATCAGACACAGACGGTAAATACTCTGCTTGCACATGCAAAGCTGACGGACAAGCATAAGCAGATTCTCAAACAACAGTCAGCAAATATCAAAAATGTCATTGTATGA
- a CDS encoding FtsK/SpoIIIE domain-containing protein, translated as MKQWLLSGKRIRPSDKDLVFHTAVSIFLPVFILVVALFHAKTISEINWQDFHLPKAGEINVPYLSISCISSGVICLLLVLVIKRYRYDWIKQLYHRQKLARMILENKWYEAKQVKSEGIFKDSSSRTREKISYFPKVYYRMKNGLIQIRVEITLGKYQEQLLHLEKKLESGLYCELTEKELKDSYVEYTLLYDMIANRISIDEVQAKSGKLRLMKNIWWEYDKLPHMLIAGGTGGGKTYFILTLIEALLRTNAKLYILDPKNADLADLGSVMKKVYFQKEDILSCIDRFYEEMVKRSLAMKEMENYKTGENYSYLGLPAHFLIFDEYVAFMEMLGTKENTAVLNKLKQIVMLGRQAGFFLILACQRPDAKYLGDGIRDQFHFRVALGRMSEMGYGMMFGSDVQKDFFSKQIKGRGYVDVGTSVISEFYTPLVPKGHDFLEEIRKLTDGRQDAQKACEA; from the coding sequence ATGAAACAGTGGCTTCTTTCCGGTAAACGGATTCGACCAAGCGATAAGGATTTGGTCTTTCATACAGCCGTATCAATATTCCTGCCGGTTTTTATTCTTGTTGTTGCCCTGTTTCATGCAAAGACAATCTCAGAGATAAACTGGCAGGATTTTCATTTACCAAAAGCAGGTGAAATCAATGTTCCCTATCTTTCCATAAGCTGTATTAGCTCCGGTGTTATCTGCCTGCTGCTTGTTTTGGTGATTAAACGCTATCGCTATGACTGGATAAAACAGCTCTATCATCGTCAGAAATTAGCCAGAATGATACTGGAAAACAAATGGTATGAAGCAAAGCAGGTAAAATCAGAGGGGATTTTTAAAGATTCTTCCAGCCGGACAAGAGAAAAGATAAGCTACTTCCCGAAAGTCTATTACCGCATGAAAAACGGTCTGATTCAGATACGTGTAGAAATTACGCTGGGCAAGTATCAGGAACAGCTCCTGCATTTGGAGAAAAAGCTGGAGAGCGGCTTATATTGTGAGCTGACCGAAAAGGAGCTGAAAGATTCCTATGTGGAATATACCCTGCTTTATGACATGATTGCCAATCGTATTTCCATTGACGAGGTACAGGCAAAAAGCGGAAAGCTACGCCTTATGAAAAATATATGGTGGGAATATGACAAGCTCCCTCATATGTTAATTGCCGGTGGTACAGGCGGCGGTAAAACCTATTTTATCCTGACACTGATTGAAGCCCTGCTCCGTACAAATGCAAAGCTGTATATCCTTGACCCGAAAAATGCCGATCTTGCCGACTTAGGCTCTGTTATGAAAAAGGTGTATTTTCAAAAGGAAGATATCCTTTCCTGCATTGACAGATTCTATGAAGAAATGGTGAAGCGAAGCCTCGCCATGAAAGAAATGGAAAACTATAAAACAGGCGAAAATTATTCCTACTTGGGGCTTCCGGCTCATTTCCTGATTTTTGATGAATATGTCGCTTTTATGGAAATGCTGGGAACAAAGGAGAATACTGCCGTCTTAAATAAATTAAAGCAGATTGTCATGTTAGGTCGTCAGGCAGGATTTTTCCTAATATTAGCCTGTCAAAGACCGGACGCAAAATACCTTGGCGACGGAATCCGTGACCAGTTTCATTTCAGAGTAGCTTTAGGTCGTATGTCTGAAATGGGATACGGCATGATGTTTGGAAGTGATGTGCAAAAGGATTTCTTCTCAAAACAAATCAAAGGGCGTGGCTATGTTGATGTGGGAACAAGCGTCATATCTGAATTTTATACGCCCCTTGTTCCCAAAGGACATGATTTTTTAGAGGAGATACGGAAACTCACAGACGGCAGGCAGGACGCACAAAAGGCGTGCGAAGCGTAA
- a CDS encoding YdcP family protein, with protein MRLANGIVLEKEATFGELKFSALRREVRIQKEDGTLSEEIKERTYDLKSKGQGRMIQVSIPASVPLKEFDYNAHVELINPVADTVATATFQGAEVDWYIKADDIVPAKDSGNFKREAPKKEPISEK; from the coding sequence ATGAGATTAGCAAACGGTATCGTCTTAGAAAAGGAAGCGACATTTGGAGAGTTGAAATTCTCCGCACTTCGCCGTGAGGTACGCATTCAAAAGGAAGATGGCACGCTTTCGGAAGAAATTAAGGAGCGTACCTATGACCTCAAATCCAAAGGACAGGGACGAATGATTCAGGTGAGCATTCCTGCAAGCGTTCCGCTGAAAGAATTTGACTATAACGCACATGTAGAGCTTATCAATCCGGTAGCCGATACGGTAGCGACCGCAACCTTTCAGGGAGCAGAGGTGGACTGGTATATCAAGGCAGATGATATTGTGCCGGCGAAGGATTCAGGAAATTTCAAGAGGGAAGCTCCTAAAAAAGAACCCATATCTGAAAAGTAA